From Triticum aestivum cultivar Chinese Spring chromosome 7B, IWGSC CS RefSeq v2.1, whole genome shotgun sequence:
ATATCCTCGTGGTTTTAGAATTTCAGATTTTGTTAAATTTACGGGGGAAGATGGTAGATCTACTTTTGAGCATGTAGAACAATTTTTAGCACAATGCAACGAGGTCGGCACGTCGGATGTTTTTAGATTAAAATTGTTTCCATTATCATTATCCGGTACTGCATTTACTTGGTTTACATCGCTTGCTCCTAATTTCTATTACAACATGGCCACAATTGGAGCAAAAAATTTATGAGTATTTTTATAGTGGTGAAACAGAACTTCGATTTTCAGACTTAACTATGGTTAGGCAGAAATATAATGAACATGTTCATGATTATATTAGGAGGTTTAGGGATGTCAAAAACCGATGTTTCAGCCTGACCATAGCCGAAAAGGATTAAGCCGATCTTGCCTTTTCGGGTCTGCTCGCTCATATTAAGGATAAACTAGAAGGGCAAATTTTTTTAGATATTAATCAAGTTTTACACAAGGCTTTGGCGCAGGAAAAGCGGGCTAAGGAAATTAAACAATATAGCCGGTTTAAAGATAATaaaaataaagagaaagataaCCATGCGGTTAATGCCTTAGATTATGATAGTGATTCGACTAGTGAAGATGATGTTAATATATGTGTAGCCGATTGGGTTCAAGCGCCAAAGTCAAAACCTTTTGGATGTTCTGCTTTGAAACCTACACCCGCTAGAAGAGACGAAATTAAATATACTTTTGATGTAAGCAAGTGTGATAGAATTTTTGATATGTTACTGCAAAATAAATTAATTAGAGTGAGGGAGGGTCATGTAATTCCACCTCTAGAAGAATTGGGTAGAAGAGCTTATTGTAAGTGGAACAGAGTTACAAAAAAAGGGTGAAAAGAGGAGTCGAGGAGATGCGTACCTCTACGGCGAGGTACTCGAGGATGGCGCCGCCGGCGCCGACGCGCAACGCGTACTTGCTGACCTTGAGGAACCTGGCGACACGGCCGACGAGGAACTGCAGGCCAGCCTTGGACGACCGGGACACGGACTTGGCGCTGGCGGCGGGCTTCGCCTTGCCCCTCCCGCTGCCGGCAATGGCCATCTTCTAGTTCGTGGTGGAGCGCAGACGCGCTGGTGTTGTGGTGGCCGGAGCAGAGAGACTGCCGGAGGTTGGTGAGATTGTGGAGAGCGCGGATTGTTTGAGATGGTAGAGCGGCCGGGGGCACGTTATAAAGAGAAGGGGAGCCGCGCGTGATTGGCTGGGAGGGTGAGGCCGTGGATCGCTGACGTGGATGGGGAGgcgaagttttttttttttttgctttcccCGCGGATCCGTGACGTGGAGGGCGGGGCGAGAACTTTTGTTTGGGTGTGGTGCGGGCTGGCGATTTGGGATGACGGAAGTTTCCGGAGGAGTGGTTAATGGAGGGAAATCGCCCATCCGACGCTAGCCGTTCGTCGGACAGGTCTCCTGCCGTCCGTTTCACTTTCAGAGCCGATGCATTCAGATCCGTCGACATGGGCTTTGGCATGCTTTTTTTATGCAACCATCTACTTCACCTGATTTTTCCCTCATAAGAAAAAAGTTCTACTTCACCTGATTCGGTTCCAAGTTGCTTATTTGTTTTCAAACTTGGTTATCTCAGCTCCCTAGATCAGTCGAGTTGCATTGAGCGAGGGGCGGATCTCTTGCTACGGCAAGATCAGGATTTTCTTCGTGGGTATGGAGTTTTTCTTCGTTTTCTCGCACTAGGGCCTCTGAAGCCAAGACCGACCATGTAGCCAAGGCGCCTCTTGTTACTTCTAAGTCTGCATTCTCTTGTAGTTTGCATTGGCAAAGTGCGTCACAACAGTGTAGAGTAATGATGTGGGGTAGATGCACCACTGGAGCGACTGCTCCTACAAGCTAATCGTTTCCTAATGCCTTCCAAATCTAATTAACATATATGTGGTAGTGTGCGTGGATGGCctaatattttttttatttccttAAAATGTGGCTTTAGCAAAACAAAATTAGAGCAATTGTCTTGAGTACTATCCACCATGACCAGCTAACTTGGAGATAAAACATGTTGGCACACCGGGTGGATATATTTCTTTACCAGCTCCTGGCTATGTGATCACTATGAACCACGGGCGATGGGAACCATATATATGCATGAATGGTTGATGGGGAGACCGGAAAAATAATTGTGTTAGCAACTCATCTATGAGGTGGATGGCGACGAGTAATTGTGTTGTTGTACCTTTTTTTTTTAAGTGTGCCCGAGCTTGTACGTCCACTTTTCCAACCAAGTGAGCTCCTTGTACTAGGTTAGatactaagagggtgcttggatacgttttagtcccatgactaaaagtagtggacTAAAACCTGCTAGCCTCACTCATGCTTGGATCGAAATACTAaaaagactaaaatcaagttaatgagtatttattatccttcaaacccttcaatccagaactcgcctgtgttaaaggagaggagttaaatgaggagagagaggactaatccacattttagtaggggtacacCTGACTAATTTTTTTTGTcttaagactagttttagcccctctttagtcagactagccacaatggagagtaacatacactactaacatacacatatccctagactatgttactacctcaatagtgggtagtaacataagtgtggtaacatgcaaagcttcatttattaggttatagactcatattgcattgggacttgtgatgttacagtaactagctaagttactagtactacatctctcctcattaactcactaccacataagcaaatttgttgagttggactcgatgttactatcgaagttactcccactgtggctagtctcaggggtgcttggaactttagcctcttaaagagactatttttagtcaaactaaaataagtcccttggatccaagcaccctctaacaCTAGTGTAGATAAAGTCATAGCACATGGTTCGGAAAAACACGCAACTGCAAAATTTCGCCTCGTAATGGTGTGTTATACGGGGTGCGTCGCACACGCTACAGATAACCGTGTGCGGTAGGGTGCTAGGATGCTTGCCGGTGGATGTCATCCTtggccttgccggccttcttgGGGAGGAGCACGGTGTGGATTCCGGGCATCAGCCCGTTGTCGACGATGGTGAACGCGCACAACAATCGACTCAACTCCTCGTCGTTGCACACTGTTGGCTGGATGTGGCGCGGCATGATCTGGTTCTTCTTGTTGTCATGCGCCGCGTTGCTGGCAAGCTACAAGGTCTGAATCAAAGAGAAAGAAATGAAACGATAAGATCGAGGACCGCGACATGGGCTTGGGCATGCTTTTATGCAACTCTCCGCTTCACTtgatttttccctcaaaaaagaaaaattaACTACTTCACCTGATTTGTATATTCTCAAACATGGTTATGTCAAAGCTCTAGATCAGTCGAGTTGCATTGAGCGAGGGGCAGTTCTCTTGCTACGACGATCGTGAGTTTTTCTTCATGCGCATGGAGTTTTTCCTCGTTTTCTCGCACCAAGGCCTCTAAAGCCGAGACCGACCGCATAGCCAAAGCGACTCTTGTCACTCCTGATTCTACATTCTCTTGTGGTTAACATCGACAAAGTGCGTCACAACAGTGTAGAGTAATGGTGTAGAGTAGATGCACCGCTGGAGAGATGGCTTCTACAAGCTAATAATCGTTTCCTAATGCCTCCCAGATCTAATTAACATATTTATGGTAGTGTACGTGGGTGGCCtgatatatttttttattttcctaAAACGTGGCTTTAGCAAAACAAAACCAGAGGAATTGTCTTGAGTACTTTCCACTATGATCAGCTAACTCGGAGATAAAATATGATGGCACACCGGGTGGATATCTTTCTTTATCTACAGCTTCTGGCTATGTGATCATTATGAACCATGGTTGATGGAAGCATATATATGCACGGATGCTTGATGGTCGGAAAAAATAAATGCGATAGCAACTCATTGACGAGGTGGATGGACGAGTAATTTGGTTGTTGTACTTTTTCTTTACGTGTGCCGGAGTTTGTACATCAACTTTTCCAAACAAGTGAGCTCCTTGTACTTGGTTTGAATACTTccttcgtttttatttagtccACGTATTAGCTTTGGTCGAAGTCAAGTTTTATAAACTTTGACAatgtttataaacaaaaatattaacatatacaataacaaatcaataccattagattcattattaaatgtactttcacattatatagatttgttatggtaaatatttatatagttttctataaatttggtcaatgtttagaaaatttgacttcagtcaaatctaatatgcaaaaTAAAGAAAAGCAGAGGCAGTACTAACACTAGTGCAGGTAAATCATAGCACATGGTTAGAAAAGCTATCGCACATGCAACTGCAAATTTTCGCCTCGTGATGGTGTGTGATACAGGGTGCATGGCACACGCTACAGATAACCGTGTGCGGTAGGGTGCTAGGATGCTTGCCGATGGATGTTGTCCTTGCCTTGCAGGGCCTTTTGGGGATGAGCGTGGTGTGAATGCCGGGCAGCACCCCGCCATCAGCGATGGTGAACGCGCACAACAGCCGACTCAGCTCCTCATCGTTGCACACCTGCTTGGATGTGCAACGGCACGATCCAGTTCTTATTGTTGTCCCGCGCCGCGTTGCCGACATGCTCCAGGGTTTGAATCAGAGAGAAAGAAATGAACCGATGAGATCGAGGACTTCGAGGAACCGTGCGCGCGGCGAGAAACGAGGAGAGAAGGAGCAGGGGGAATGTGTACCTCAATGACGAGGTGGACGGGGGCGCCGGTGCTGACGTGATGTGCGTAATTGCCGACCTTGAGATACCTGGTTACGCGGCCGACGGGGAACTGGAGGCCGGTGGACGACCGAGACATGGACTTTGTGCTGGCGGCGGGCTTCGACTTGCCCCTCCCGCTACCGGCAATGGCATCTCCGGGTCACGGTGGAGGGTGGACGCGCTAGTGATGTGGTTGCCGGAGAGATTGTCGGAGGTTGGCAAGATTGTTGAGATAGCGGGGTGTTTGTGCTGGTGGAAAGGTCGGGGAAGTGGCGTGTTATAAAGAGAAGGGACGGCCGCGCGCAATTGGCTCAAAATTTTTGTTTTGGTTTGACGCGGGAATTTGGGATCACGGAGATTTCTGGAATAAGTGGTTGAAGGAGGGAATTGTCCATCCAATCCTAGCCGTTCATCGGACCAGTCTCCTACCGTtcgattcagagccaatgcatccAGGATCCAGCGGACATGGTTTTGGGTTGTTCTAGTACAATATCCAAAGGAGAAATTTGGATCGGCACCTCCTACCCTTTTTATACAACCATTTGTTCGGTTGATTTGGTTCTGAGTTGTTTTTGGACTTAAACATGGCTTTGTGCAATCTCTAAATCGGTTCGACTTTCATCGAGTGAGAAGCGGTTCACTCGCGTGAGATTTGCTACAACGAGGGCCTCGGAGCAGTTCTTCGTGCGTGTGGAATCCCTTTTTGTTTTCTCGCGCTAGGGCCTCTCGTGCCAAGACCGACCACGTAGCCAACACAACTCTCTGGTTACTTCTGATTCTAGATTCTCTTGTTCACTCCATAGCGATGTACAGTGTGACCGTGCAAGACCGACCACGTAGCCAACACAACTCTCTGGTTACTTCTGATTCTAGATTCTCTTGCTCACTCCATAGCGATGTACAGTGTGACGGTTTGGAACAATGATGCAGAGCAGATGCACCGCATGATCGGTGAATCCTACAAGCTAATCATTTCCTAATGCCTCCCAGGTCTAATTAAAATATTTGTGCTACATGTGGCCCAATGTATATTTCATAATTTTTTAAACATAACTTTAACGAAATCAGAGGAATTGTCTTGAGTGTTATGCACCCATGACTAGCATACTCGGAGATAAAATATGTGGGCACAACAGATGAGTATCCTATCTTTCTCTACTTTGGCTATGTGATCACCGTCAACCACAGTTGATGGAAACTATATATATGCACAAACATTTGAAGGGGAGGTCGCAACAAATAAATGTCATAACAATTCCTCATCGATGAGGTGGATGGCCACGAGTAATTGGTTTGTCATACTTTTTATTTTAGGTTTGCTTGAGTTTGTACAATCATTTTTTCAACCAAGTGAGCTTCTTGTACTTGGTGTTGATACTAACACCATTGCAGTTAAGGTCATCACATCATTTTTTTTCAATCACCGAGGATGGCGAGGAAGCGCGAGCGGTGAGGGGAACGAGACAGGGAGATGCATACCTTGCCGGCGAGGTACTCGAGGACGACGGCGGGTAGATGGGGGCGTCGGCACCGACGCGTTGTGCGTACTTGCCAACCTTGAGGTACCTGGTGACGCGGCTGACGGGCATCTGGAGGTCGCCTTGGATGACCGGGACAAGACCTTCGCGCTGCCAGCGGGCTTCGCCTTGCCCCACGCGCTGTCGGCATTGGCGATCTTCTGGTTCGTGGTGGAGGGTGGACGCATTGGGGTTGTGGTCGCTAGAGAGATCGCCTAGATGTGTGAGAAGGTGGAGGGCGAAGGGTGTATGAGATGGTGTAGTGGCGGTAGGGGGGTGGGGGCATTTTATAAAGAGACGAAGAGGCGGCGCGTGATTGATTGGGAGGGCAAGGTCGCGGATCGGTGACATGGATAGCAGAGGTCAATTTTTTGTTTGGGTTTGGCGATTTGTGGCGGTAAAAGTTACAAAAAAAGCGATTAAAGGAGGGAAATCGTCCATCCGAGCCGTTCGTGGGAGTAGAATCCTATCGTTCTTTTCAGAGACGATGCATCCAGCGACGTGGGTTTGTGTTGTTCTAGTACAATCTGCAAAGAGGATATTTGGATCAGCATCCCTGACCTTTTATGCCACCATCTAATTCACTTGATTTGGTTCCAAATTGTTTATTCTCACACATGGTTTTCTCCAAACTCTTCAGGTCGAGTTTCATTAAGTGAGAAGCGGTTTATGGTCAGCTACGACAAATCCGGGGTTTTCTTCGCGCGCGGGTGTGTGTGTATGGAGTCCCTCTTTGTATTGTTGCACTAGGGCCTCTGATGTTGAGATGCACTACTGGAGCGAGGGCACCTACAATCTAATCGTTTCCTAATACCAGCCTTTTGGGGGGAGGAACGTAGTGTGGATGCTTGGCAGCACCTCACCGCCGGCGATGGTGACCACGTCTAGCATTTGGCTCATCTCCTCGGCATTGCGCACCGCCAGCTGGATGTGGCGCAACACGATTTGGTTCTTCTACTTATCCCGCGCCACGTTGCCGACAAGCTACATGGTTGAAAATCAGAGAGTAAATTGCTAGAAACCACCACAATCGCGTGCGACGATGTCAAAAACCATCATTTTCATAAAAGTTTGCTGAAAACACCAGTTTAGAGTATTTGTTTATAAAAGCACTAAAACAATTATTGACAACATTTTGACACTGtatctgactgatgggatccatcgTCAGTGCTGATGTGGCACGAGGTAACGGCTTGGAGTAGACCGTTTGACTAGACCACTAAAAAAGAAAGGGATGCCCACTTGTCAGTTGCACGACCCGTTAGCCATCGTCTTCAACCTTCTACCAGAAGGACGCAGATGTGGCACGCGCGCGCAGAGGTCGCCACCTCCTACCTGCCTGCATCTCATGTCTTCCAGGCATCCCCAAGCCTCATCCCCTTCTCAACCGCTGCTGCAGAAACCCGCTCCACCGATCCCCATCACTCATGAAATCTCTCTTGCTCTCCTGCTCGCATCCCTGCCTGAGTCCGGTCCAGAGCATGCCGTCGGCGTCTTCCTTCGCCCGCGCGGCCACTGGCCTCTCCTCGGAGAACTGAGAAGGCAAAAGGAGTACCTACGTGAAGGCCCACGTACTACTATGACCGGCCTGGTCTGGTACTGGACTACTGGTTCTCCAGAGATTCTCTGGCGATCATCGTGCCTGGGAGCAGCGGGAGTTGCCGATCGTGCCGAAGCAGAAGCTGCCGTGGGAACGAAGGGAGGAGGTGGACCTTGGCGCCCGGCGCACGGACGCGGAGCTCCCTGGCGACCCCCGACCCGGACGTGCAACAGTTCGCCGTGGGCTGTCGCCTCGTCGACGTCCGCGTTGCGGCATCTATGGGCGACCACCACGACACACCGACCTCCGCCTTGCGTGGTCACCCTGCTCGCCATGCACGCGCTGCGGGCCGGGGCTCGATGCGCTcgtcctcgccgtcgccgtggCGCCCGGCGGCCATGGATTTAGCTCGGAGCAGCCGGGGACGATTCCTTCGGCAGGGGTGCTTGGGGCGTCGGTTTGGAGCTTGAGAGCACCTCGGGGCGGCGTGTTGCAGTCCTGGCCACGCAGGCTGTGCTCGGCGCGCTCTGGACGGGCTCGTGGCCGTGCTCGAGCACGAGGCAGGGACGGCGACCCCGCACCAGCGAGTCCGTGCTGCGGTTGGGCCAGACT
This genomic window contains:
- the LOC123158461 gene encoding probable histone H2AXb, with the protein product MPVSRVTRYLKVGKYAQRVGADAPIYPPSSSNAIAGSGRGKSKPAASTKSMSRSSTGLQFPVGRVTRYLKVGNYAHHVSTGAPVHLVIEVHIPPAPSLLLASNAAHDNKKNQIMPRHIQPTVCNDEELSRLLCAFTIVDNGLMPGIHTVLLPKKAGKAKDDIHRQAS